The proteins below come from a single Chryseobacterium capnotolerans genomic window:
- a CDS encoding ISAon1 family transposase, giving the protein MLSDQELLKLLLPEFLVENFDILKAEEHNGELHIYFEEKNSIPQEFKERQLESKGFLAEIIVDDYPLRGKIVKLHVKRRRWTDRSSGEILQRDWQLVSKGTRMTKDFAGFLKKLADTKALPLKVIAEFFGVKAKTFQRQYKNTLSQYKDWKYRDHADQWVVYPDNLSDSLSLDEVALSDGELYTVLTSKKAKGQKGSIVAIIKGTQSDFIIEHLLKINRRLRMMVKEITLDMAGSMKRIAKRCFPNACLVVDRFHVQKLAIEALQEIRIKYRWEAIEMENSFEEQYPERQVFENGDTRKQLLARSRYLLYKSREKWTLSQRQRACILFAEYPDLEQAYQLTDKLRKIYNQNISKSIAMTKLAHWFKNVEEAGFKSFSILRKTVMNHYRDILNFFDKRSTNASAESFNAKIKNFRLQLRGVKDKTFFLFRLTKLFA; this is encoded by the coding sequence ATGTTAAGCGATCAGGAACTTCTTAAATTACTACTTCCAGAATTTTTAGTTGAAAACTTTGATATCCTCAAAGCAGAAGAACATAATGGTGAACTTCATATCTATTTTGAAGAAAAAAACAGTATTCCACAAGAATTTAAAGAACGGCAGTTGGAATCAAAGGGTTTTCTCGCTGAGATTATTGTTGATGATTATCCATTACGGGGTAAAATCGTAAAACTCCATGTGAAAAGAAGAAGATGGACCGATAGGTCATCAGGAGAAATCCTTCAAAGAGATTGGCAGCTTGTATCGAAAGGCACCCGCATGACTAAAGACTTTGCGGGTTTCTTAAAAAAATTAGCCGATACTAAAGCTCTTCCCCTGAAGGTCATCGCAGAGTTCTTTGGAGTTAAGGCAAAGACTTTTCAAAGACAATATAAAAATACACTCAGCCAATACAAAGACTGGAAATACAGAGATCATGCAGATCAGTGGGTTGTTTATCCTGACAATCTTTCAGATTCTTTATCTTTAGATGAAGTGGCTTTATCTGATGGAGAACTTTATACAGTCCTTACCTCTAAGAAAGCAAAAGGACAAAAAGGTAGTATTGTGGCTATTATAAAAGGTACTCAGAGTGATTTTATCATAGAGCATCTTTTGAAAATCAACAGAAGGCTTCGGATGATGGTAAAAGAGATTACTTTGGATATGGCCGGTTCAATGAAGCGTATTGCGAAAAGATGCTTTCCCAATGCCTGCCTGGTGGTAGACCGTTTTCATGTTCAAAAGCTAGCGATAGAAGCTCTGCAGGAAATCAGGATCAAATATCGTTGGGAAGCTATTGAAATGGAAAATTCTTTTGAAGAGCAATATCCTGAAAGGCAAGTCTTTGAAAACGGAGATACCCGGAAACAACTTCTGGCAAGAAGCAGATACCTGCTTTATAAAAGCCGGGAAAAATGGACTTTATCCCAAAGGCAGAGAGCCTGTATCCTTTTTGCTGAATATCCTGATCTGGAACAAGCTTATCAGTTAACGGATAAACTTAGAAAAATTTATAATCAGAATATTTCAAAATCTATTGCGATGACTAAGCTGGCGCATTGGTTCAAAAACGTTGAAGAAGCCGGATTTAAATCGTTTTCTATCTTAAGAAAAACAGTAATGAATCATTACAGAGATATTTTAAACTTCTTTGATAAAAGAAGCACTAATGCTTCTGCTGAATCTTTTAATGCGAAGATCAAAAACTTTAGATTACAGCTTAGGGGTGTAAAAGACAAAACTTTCTTTCTTTTCAGATTAACCAAACTTTTTGCTTAG
- a CDS encoding T9SS type A sorting domain-containing protein, whose amino-acid sequence MKNYLLFFFFCVNIVFAQMSLVNITNYCTNPNVTGTSINYTNFEEIGNLLLYRTPGDCYSTAPEGAPFKIWAYDGINAPYRLKFPDGNDFTSLRNLKDNDILKVNGKVYLNCIAADNSKTGLYVFDPNVSSTYLSKVVSDNFPYNCKDFESLAKYNNGIVYQSNINENCFYNPSTNASIQLFTNVRDGNFSYGGRYFSNAELNGNFYFTAINDEYTGMEIKKYNFGTNTSQVIASTATTISLYPNGKTVFSNKLYYINKKDNTGVEIFQYDGNIETCLDINPGAGSSYPNLLTVVNNKMYFTCHYNNKYYLYKYDGNNPPEIIDESNFNLMDYYSGMCEINNELYLVKSYSISGGGINTNLYKYSENSNALVLLNTFTNFTTAITNWDFTMAFYGPIPQFYENKRGYLISFNNELYIVGSKLNAAGSVIGASNDIWKIDNGTLKTSEINLDQNIIKYYPNPTKNDVNIDLDKSYGSIDVHITAADGKVMKKQTFSNSSKIKVKLPHPSGVYYITLLYDNKSSTHKIIKE is encoded by the coding sequence ATGAAAAATTATTTACTCTTCTTCTTTTTTTGTGTAAATATAGTATTTGCACAAATGAGTCTGGTCAATATTACTAATTATTGTACAAATCCTAATGTAACCGGAACTTCAATTAATTATACCAATTTTGAAGAAATAGGAAATCTTTTATTGTATCGTACTCCGGGTGATTGCTATTCAACAGCTCCTGAAGGTGCACCATTTAAGATTTGGGCCTATGACGGAATAAATGCACCTTATAGGCTTAAGTTTCCTGATGGAAATGATTTTACCAGTTTACGTAATTTAAAAGATAATGATATCCTTAAAGTAAATGGAAAAGTATACCTGAACTGTATCGCAGCAGATAATTCTAAAACTGGACTATATGTGTTTGACCCTAATGTATCATCTACCTATTTATCAAAGGTTGTAAGTGATAACTTCCCTTATAATTGCAAAGATTTTGAGTCACTGGCAAAATATAATAATGGTATTGTTTATCAGTCTAATATTAACGAAAACTGCTTTTATAATCCTTCTACAAATGCTTCCATACAGCTATTTACGAATGTCAGAGATGGAAATTTTAGCTATGGAGGACGTTATTTTAGTAATGCTGAATTAAATGGTAACTTTTATTTTACAGCAATAAACGATGAGTATACTGGGATGGAGATCAAAAAGTACAACTTTGGTACCAATACCTCTCAAGTTATTGCTAGTACTGCTACAACAATAAGTCTTTATCCAAATGGTAAAACTGTTTTTTCAAATAAACTATATTATATCAATAAGAAAGATAATACCGGAGTAGAAATATTCCAATATGATGGTAATATTGAGACGTGTTTGGATATCAATCCGGGAGCAGGATCATCATATCCCAATTTATTAACTGTCGTAAACAATAAAATGTACTTCACATGTCATTATAACAATAAGTATTATTTGTATAAATATGATGGTAATAATCCACCGGAAATTATAGATGAAAGTAATTTTAATCTTATGGACTACTATTCGGGAATGTGTGAGATCAATAACGAGCTGTATCTGGTTAAATCTTATAGTATTTCAGGTGGTGGAATTAATACCAACCTATATAAGTATTCTGAAAACAGCAATGCTTTAGTTCTGTTAAATACATTTACTAATTTTACAACTGCTATTACTAATTGGGACTTTACTATGGCATTTTATGGGCCAATACCCCAGTTTTATGAGAATAAACGCGGCTATCTTATTAGTTTTAATAACGAACTTTATATAGTTGGAAGTAAATTGAATGCTGCTGGTTCTGTAATCGGAGCTAGTAATGATATCTGGAAGATTGATAATGGAACTTTAAAAACGTCAGAAATAAATTTAGATCAGAATATTATAAAATATTATCCAAATCCAACGAAAAATGATGTGAATATTGATCTTGACAAAAGCTATGGATCGATAGATGTTCATATTACAGCAGCTGATGGAAAAGTAATGAAAAAGCAGACTTTTTCAAACAGCAGCAAAATAAAAGTTAAGCTTCCCCACCCGAGTGGAGTGTATTATATCACATTACTATATGATAACAAAAGCTCAACGCATAAAATTATTAAAGAATAA
- a CDS encoding tetratricopeptide repeat protein: MGKRLPFIGLLLFSLVLCFGQKKEYEQYMNTADELKFKDWKKAEANIQRARNSVPDNDLGDFYLEAAKIYSDVNYFDLALDYSNKAYHLFWGKDEEKTAKIDGIFAYTYSQLNDTKKAVTYYKKLLSFYQKKKQHTETIKALNNLGNAYLVLSKLDSSRYYFEEGLKSFETFDNPVLKAFVFSNFGKLNFLEGNTIKAEDYLLEANAILKKNTIDDHKSNYQVNYNLANFYIETQNPGKALVYAQNVGKYMTSDGVNFDNTNYLRTLYKAYQLNKDYKHAVETFKKYDSIRDLLNIEEKAVNVERLKVQHDYELQKRLDKIEQDKKNMLYIVIAIILLLLVAISVLLLINFRNKAEKLRLEKKLIENREKQLEIDNQMKEKLLVYKSMEQSKIEEIFKSLLEQINVLKSKLKDSEINEVSRIINEIKLNTKNDSWGDFEYHFLNIHESFYKNLDRKHPGLTNYDKRLAAMLKLKLSTKEISNLLNVTPKTIENSRTRLRKKMNLTNTKEDLAQYLNEL, encoded by the coding sequence ATGGGGAAACGATTACCTTTTATAGGGTTGTTATTATTTTCACTTGTCCTGTGCTTTGGACAGAAGAAAGAATATGAGCAATATATGAATACTGCTGATGAGCTTAAGTTTAAGGATTGGAAAAAGGCAGAAGCTAATATACAGCGGGCAAGGAATAGTGTTCCTGATAATGATTTGGGAGATTTTTATCTGGAGGCCGCAAAAATTTACAGTGATGTAAACTATTTTGATCTGGCATTGGATTACTCAAATAAGGCATATCATTTATTTTGGGGAAAAGATGAAGAGAAAACAGCTAAAATAGATGGAATTTTCGCTTATACCTACTCTCAACTTAATGATACAAAGAAAGCTGTTACTTATTATAAAAAGCTTTTGAGCTTTTATCAAAAGAAAAAACAACATACAGAAACCATCAAGGCGCTTAATAATTTAGGGAATGCTTATTTGGTACTGTCAAAACTGGATTCATCAAGATATTATTTTGAAGAAGGTTTGAAATCTTTTGAAACATTTGATAATCCTGTTTTAAAGGCATTTGTGTTTTCAAATTTTGGTAAGCTTAATTTTTTGGAAGGCAATACGATCAAGGCAGAAGATTATCTGCTTGAAGCCAATGCTATTTTAAAGAAAAATACTATTGATGATCACAAATCAAATTATCAGGTTAATTACAATCTGGCCAACTTTTATATAGAAACACAAAATCCAGGAAAAGCTTTGGTATATGCTCAAAATGTGGGTAAGTATATGACATCTGATGGAGTAAACTTTGATAATACCAATTATTTAAGGACCCTATACAAAGCTTATCAGCTGAATAAGGATTATAAGCATGCTGTAGAAACCTTTAAAAAATATGATTCTATCCGGGATTTGTTGAATATTGAAGAAAAAGCTGTAAACGTAGAAAGATTGAAGGTGCAGCATGATTACGAACTTCAGAAAAGGCTGGATAAAATAGAGCAGGATAAAAAGAACATGCTGTATATAGTTATAGCTATAATTCTTTTGCTGCTTGTGGCTATTAGTGTTTTGTTGCTTATTAATTTCAGAAACAAAGCTGAAAAGCTCCGTCTTGAAAAGAAATTGATTGAAAATCGTGAAAAGCAGCTTGAAATAGATAACCAGATGAAAGAAAAATTGCTGGTTTATAAATCTATGGAGCAATCCAAAATAGAAGAGATCTTCAAATCATTACTGGAGCAGATAAATGTTTTGAAGTCTAAACTTAAAGACAGTGAGATCAATGAGGTCTCCAGAATTATCAATGAAATTAAACTGAATACAAAGAATGATTCATGGGGAGATTTTGAATACCATTTTCTGAATATCCACGAATCCTTTTACAAAAATCTGGATCGAAAACATCCTGGACTAACCAATTATGATAAACGACTCGCGGCAATGTTGAAACTCAAATTATCAACAAAAGAAATTTCAAACCTCTTGAATGTAACCCCAAAAACAATTGAAAATTCAAGAACACGTTTAAGAAAAAAAATGAATCTTACGAATACAAAAGAAGATCTTGCTCAATATTTGAATGAATTGTAA
- a CDS encoding T9SS type A sorting domain-containing protein produces MKKLLTLFIGLSIGFMGKAQWTPILDQNLLVTSAGGSSFAETMSDGKTYIGFWKSVPAPVNFELWVQILDQNGNKQLGPNGIKVSDQIPMGTYTVMEKTAVDASDNLYIGVTGTGTGTPGYVFKITPQGTSEWPSGISLGEAYLPTILPLSDGNIVVAYFPPSQKYTKVQKFNTVGQPLWINPVQIISNDPVKNTVPADLFKLDGDECEIIFHKQLSFGTTSYLFAQKLNLTNGGLLWERAQQITTKSTAYNAKYTGAVDGNTVYYGYSTGENMRFDGYLQRVNTDGSLPWGVFGVDFDTNQTYFEKDMKIAFEQGSPYIWSIANYSSSSQGENGEFVQKFDKNTGSRLFTDNAKQVFPVDNISMFHYSNLQLVNDKPYFVVQKKEGSALNVSLNAVLLKDNGDFEWPQHYLPMATFPASKGYTTLLKPINGQGVIVFQEAKNTEGAPTGIYAQNLVLPNGTMGTDDISGKKNNIKIYPNPAVDLIHIEGLKDQNFQIYTMAGQLAKSGLMKHGVIDVRDLMKGTYILKLKEKEENIKVIKK; encoded by the coding sequence ATGAAAAAATTACTTACTCTTTTTATAGGTCTTTCTATAGGCTTTATGGGAAAAGCACAATGGACTCCGATTTTAGATCAGAACCTTTTGGTAACAAGTGCAGGAGGAAGCTCTTTTGCTGAAACAATGAGTGATGGGAAAACGTATATTGGATTCTGGAAAAGTGTACCGGCTCCAGTGAATTTTGAACTCTGGGTTCAGATTCTGGATCAAAATGGGAATAAGCAATTAGGTCCCAATGGAATTAAAGTTTCAGATCAGATTCCAATGGGAACTTATACAGTAATGGAAAAAACGGCAGTAGATGCATCGGATAACCTTTATATCGGTGTAACCGGAACAGGTACCGGAACTCCAGGATATGTTTTTAAAATTACTCCCCAAGGAACATCAGAATGGCCATCCGGAATCAGTTTGGGAGAAGCTTATTTACCTACAATTCTGCCATTATCTGATGGGAATATCGTAGTGGCATACTTTCCTCCAAGCCAGAAATATACTAAAGTTCAAAAGTTTAATACAGTCGGGCAACCGTTATGGATAAATCCGGTTCAGATTATTTCGAATGATCCTGTCAAAAATACAGTTCCTGCTGATCTTTTTAAACTGGATGGAGATGAGTGTGAAATTATTTTTCATAAGCAATTATCCTTTGGAACTACAAGCTATTTGTTTGCTCAAAAGCTAAACCTGACCAATGGTGGGCTGCTTTGGGAAAGAGCCCAGCAGATTACTACTAAATCTACTGCTTATAACGCAAAATATACAGGAGCTGTAGATGGAAATACAGTGTATTATGGATATAGTACCGGGGAGAATATGAGGTTTGACGGATACCTTCAAAGAGTGAATACCGATGGATCTCTTCCATGGGGAGTGTTCGGAGTAGATTTTGATACCAATCAGACTTATTTTGAAAAAGATATGAAGATTGCTTTTGAACAGGGTTCTCCTTATATATGGTCAATTGCAAATTACAGTTCTTCATCTCAGGGAGAAAATGGTGAATTTGTGCAGAAGTTTGATAAAAATACCGGATCCAGATTGTTTACGGATAATGCCAAGCAGGTATTTCCGGTAGATAATATATCAATGTTCCATTATAGTAATCTGCAATTGGTCAATGACAAACCCTATTTTGTGGTACAGAAAAAAGAAGGTTCGGCGTTGAATGTATCTCTGAATGCTGTTCTTCTAAAAGACAATGGTGATTTTGAGTGGCCTCAGCACTATCTTCCAATGGCAACCTTCCCTGCATCTAAAGGATATACAACTTTATTGAAACCCATCAATGGACAAGGAGTCATTGTTTTTCAGGAAGCCAAAAATACAGAGGGGGCTCCAACAGGAATTTATGCACAGAATCTAGTTTTGCCGAACGGGACGATGGGGACAGATGATATTTCAGGAAAGAAGAACAATATTAAAATTTACCCGAATCCGGCAGTAGATCTTATTCATATAGAAGGATTGAAAGATCAGAATTTCCAAATTTATACTATGGCTGGACAGCTGGCGAAATCTGGATTAATGAAACATGGAGTGATAGATGTTAGAGATCTGATGAAAGGCACCTATATTCTAAAGCTAAAAGAAAAAGAAGAAAATATAAAGGTTATCAAGAAGTAA
- the rplK gene encoding 50S ribosomal protein L11, with amino-acid sequence MAKKVFKMVKLQVKGGAANPSPPVGPALGSAGVNIMEFCKQFNGRTQDKPGQVLPVVITVYEDKSFEFVIKTPPAAIQLMDAAKIKGGSGEPNRNKVGAVTWEQVKKIAEDKMADLNCFTMDSAVSMVAGTARSMGLRVTGTKPTFNA; translated from the coding sequence ATGGCTAAGAAAGTCTTTAAAATGGTAAAGCTTCAGGTGAAAGGTGGCGCAGCTAACCCTTCTCCACCAGTAGGTCCAGCATTGGGTTCTGCAGGTGTGAACATCATGGAGTTTTGTAAGCAATTTAACGGAAGAACCCAAGATAAGCCAGGGCAAGTTTTACCTGTAGTAATTACAGTATACGAAGACAAATCTTTTGAATTCGTTATTAAAACTCCACCTGCAGCAATTCAGTTAATGGATGCGGCTAAGATCAAGGGAGGTTCTGGTGAACCAAACAGAAACAAAGTAGGTGCTGTAACTTGGGAACAAGTAAAGAAAATCGCTGAAGATAAAATGGCGGATCTTAACTGTTTTACAATGGACTCTGCTGTTTCTATGGTTGCAGGTACTGCTAGATCTATGGGATTAAGAGTAACAGGAACTAAACCAACTTTTAACGCTTAA
- the rplA gene encoding 50S ribosomal protein L1, with protein MAKLTKKQKEALSKVEKGRIYNLEEGSALVKEVNTAKFDASVDIAVRLGVDPRKANQMVRGVVSLPHGTGKDVKVLALVTPDKEAEAKAAGADYVGLDEYLQKIKEGWTDVDVIVTMPAVMGKLGPLGRVLGPRGLMPNPKSGTVTMEIGKAVTEVKAGKIDFKVDKYGIIHAGIGKVSFDAAKIKENAQELISTLIKMKPTAAKGTYVKSIYLSSTMSPGIAIDTKSVN; from the coding sequence ATGGCAAAATTGACTAAAAAGCAAAAGGAAGCTTTAAGCAAAGTAGAAAAAGGAAGAATCTATAACCTTGAAGAAGGTTCAGCTCTTGTAAAAGAAGTGAACACTGCAAAGTTTGATGCTTCTGTAGATATCGCTGTAAGATTAGGTGTAGACCCAAGAAAAGCAAACCAAATGGTAAGAGGTGTTGTATCTCTTCCTCATGGTACTGGTAAAGATGTTAAAGTTTTGGCTTTAGTAACTCCAGATAAAGAAGCAGAAGCTAAAGCTGCTGGTGCTGACTATGTAGGTCTTGACGAATATTTACAAAAAATTAAAGAAGGTTGGACAGACGTTGACGTTATCGTTACGATGCCAGCTGTAATGGGTAAATTAGGTCCATTAGGTAGAGTATTAGGTCCAAGAGGTTTAATGCCAAACCCTAAATCAGGAACTGTAACTATGGAAATTGGTAAAGCAGTAACTGAAGTGAAAGCAGGTAAAATTGATTTCAAAGTAGACAAGTATGGTATCATCCACGCTGGTATTGGTAAAGTATCTTTCGATGCTGCTAAGATCAAAGAAAATGCGCAGGAATTGATCTCTACATTGATCAAAATGAAGCCAACTGCTGCTAAAGGAACTTATGTGAAGTCAATCTATTTGTCTTCTACAATGAGCCCAGGTATTGCAATTGATACTAAATCTGTTAACTAA
- the rplJ gene encoding 50S ribosomal protein L10, giving the protein MTKDQKVVAIQEIKDLLQDAKVVYVADLDGLNAGKSSDFRRQAFKQNIKVKVVKNTLLQKAMEQIEGVDYSEMFPTFKGNSALMIADTANAPAKLIQGFRKKEEKPALKSAFVQETFYLGDNNLDMLANIKSREEMIGEIIGLLQSPIQRVVSALQNKPETVEAKAEEAAPVVEETPAAEAPEAAAESTEETSAE; this is encoded by the coding sequence ATGACAAAAGACCAAAAAGTTGTAGCAATACAAGAGATCAAAGATTTGCTTCAGGATGCAAAAGTAGTATACGTAGCAGATTTAGACGGTTTGAACGCTGGTAAATCTTCAGATTTCAGAAGACAAGCTTTCAAGCAAAACATCAAAGTGAAAGTTGTAAAAAATACACTTTTACAGAAAGCAATGGAGCAAATCGAAGGAGTAGATTACTCTGAAATGTTCCCTACTTTCAAAGGAAACTCAGCGTTGATGATTGCTGATACAGCAAACGCTCCTGCTAAGTTAATCCAAGGATTCAGAAAGAAAGAAGAGAAGCCAGCTTTAAAGTCTGCTTTTGTTCAAGAAACTTTCTACTTAGGTGACAACAACCTAGACATGTTGGCTAACATCAAGTCTAGAGAAGAAATGATCGGTGAAATCATCGGATTACTTCAGTCTCCAATCCAGAGAGTTGTTTCTGCTCTTCAAAACAAACCTGAAACTGTAGAAGCTAAAGCTGAAGAAGCTGCTCCTGTAGTTGAAGAAACTCCTGCTGCTGAAGCTCCAGAAGCTGCTGCAGAAAGCACTGAAGAAACAAGTGCTGAATAA
- the rplL gene encoding 50S ribosomal protein L7/L12 has translation MSDLKNLAETLVNLTVKDVNELATILKDEYGIEPAAAAVVVAAGGAGEAAEEKTEFDVILKSAGASKLAIVKLVKDLTGAGLKEAKDIVDGAPSAIKEGVSKDEAEALKKQLEEAGAEVELK, from the coding sequence ATGTCAGATTTAAAAAATTTAGCTGAAACGCTAGTAAACCTAACTGTAAAAGACGTAAACGAATTAGCTACTATCCTTAAGGATGAGTACGGAATTGAGCCAGCTGCTGCTGCTGTAGTAGTTGCTGCAGGTGGTGCAGGTGAAGCTGCTGAAGAAAAGACTGAATTCGACGTAATTCTTAAGTCTGCAGGTGCTTCTAAATTAGCTATCGTTAAATTAGTAAAAGATTTAACTGGTGCTGGTCTTAAAGAAGCTAAAGATATCGTAGACGGTGCTCCTTCTGCAATCAAAGAAGGTGTTTCTAAAGACGAAGCTGAAGCTCTTAAGAAGCAATTAGAAGAAGCTGGTGCTGAAGTAGAATTGAAATAA